From Primulina tabacum isolate GXHZ01 chromosome 2, ASM2559414v2, whole genome shotgun sequence, one genomic window encodes:
- the LOC142537460 gene encoding uncharacterized protein LOC142537460, whose translation MKKANRKLRERTVMQQLSGKDHVNKVYISHQNQESLRCGSPMDFSPYQTSECSKAPPAATDSGVKGEHAEIKKDFVEDNEKSHDDESNLNLSTSLPAQDGLTTIRHQYKKKYKLKVGSNHTVQDDIFDQENSRPGSEGTETHDTCQHWRIRGNQAYQASKFSKAEEFYTMRINSTPCTNNLECSMKPLLLCYSNRAATRMTLGRMREAISDCTQAAALDSNFFKVILRAGTCYLLLGEVEDAINFYHKCLESGTSVCLGRRVIIEAADGLQSAKRVSNLMHESDKLLKE comes from the exons ATGAAGAAGGCAAATCGAAAGTTAAGGGAACGAACTGTGATGCAGCAGTTATCTGGCAAGGATCATGTGAATAAAGTATACATTTCCCATCAAAATCAGGAATCCCTCAGGTGTGGTTCCCCGATGGATTTTTCTCCTTATCAAACTAGTGAATGCAGCAAAGCACCACCTGCAGCTACAGATTCAGGAGTTAAAGGGGAACATGCTGAGATTAAAAAAGATTTTGTGGAGGATAATGAAAAGTCTCATGACGATGAGAGCAATTTAAATTTATCTACTTCATTACCTGCACAAGATGGTTTAACAACAATAAGACATCAATACAAGAAAAAGTATAAACTGAAAGTTGGTTCAAATCATACAGTCCAAGACGATATTTTTGACCAAGAAAATTCTAGGCCAGGCTCTGAAGGTACTGAGACTCATGACACTTGTCAGCACTGGAGAATAAG GGGAAACCAGGCATACCAAGCTAGCAAATTTTCTAAAGCCGAGGAGTTTTACACGATGCGTATAAATTCTACCCCATGTACCAATAACCTTGAATGTTCCATGAAACCGCTATTGCTCTGCTACAGCAACCGTGCTGCCACAAGAATGACTCTAGGGAGGATGCGAGAAGCCATAAGTGATTGTACACAAGCTGCAGCCTTAGACTCGAACTTTTTTAAGGTTATCTTAAGGGCTGGGAC TTGTTATTTGCTATTGGGTGAAGTTGAAGACGCAAttaatttttaccataaatgcTTGGAATCAGGGACTAGTGTGTGCTTAGGCAGGAGAGTTATAATTGAAGCTGCTGATGGCCTACAAAGTGCAAAG AGAGTTTCCAACCTTATGCATGAGTCTGACAAACTCTTGAAAGAATGA
- the LOC142537461 gene encoding uncharacterized protein LOC142537461: MESLQQMFRRPSEQARYEAVKAVMNCKMKNGSLVHKHVLKMINHFNDADINGANIDEKTQIGMIPETLSPAFLQFKTNYVMNLRAYNMTELLKELQSYESLIDNNNGKANFVEANVALGRASSSKNKKKKNVGKFKGKKKIQKKNWKGAEPKAKGKCFHCNIDGHWKRNCKKYLDELKQKKKQGKLDLLVMETCFVENDFSSWIIDSGAPKHVCVSLQMLESSRDLEEGAFMMRVGSGERLSATAVGTVRPYEYAYLMQRKSENFEKFKQFCAEVENHLGKSIKTLRSDRGGEYMDYEFKNHLIENGILSQLTAPGTPQQNGVAERRNQTLLDMMRSMLSYSSLPNSFWGYALDTPVYILNIVPSKSISKTPLELCNGHKLSLRHIRIWGCPANVLRGKTGKLEPRSEVCIFVGYPKGTRGGLFYNATENKVFLSTNATFLEHKYIADFKPRSKVVLEELLADEISPIPTKVVEQERMETNTQGPTPRLHQDIVKGK; the protein is encoded by the exons ATGGAATCTCTACAACAAATGTTTAGACGTCCATCTGAACAAGCACGCTATGAAGCTGTGAAAGCAGTTATGAACTGCAAGATGAAGAATGGTTCTTTAGTTCATAAGCATGTGTTGAAAATGATTAATCATTTCAATGATGCTGATATCAATGGTGCGAACATCGATGAAAAAACTCAAATTGGCATGATCCCAGAGACACTTTCTCCTGCTTTTCTCCAATTCAAGACAAACTATGTTATGAATCTTAGGGCATATAATATGACAGAACTCCTAAAGGAGCTGCAAAGTTATGAATCTCTGATAGATAATAACAATGGCAAGGCAAATTTTGTTGAAGCAAATGTGGCTTTGGGAAGGGCTTCTTCTTCTaagaataaaaagaagaaaaatgtgGGAAAGTTTAAGGGCAAGAAAAAGATCCAAAAGAAGAATTGGAAGGGTGCAGAACCCAAAGCAAAGGGAAAATGTTTCCATTGCAACATTGATGGCCATTGGAAAAGGAACTGTAAGAAGTACCTTGATGAGCTGAAACAAAAGAAGAAACAAGGTAAATTAGATTTACTAGTCATGGAAACATGCTTTGTTGAGAATGATTTCTCAAGCTGGATAATTGATTCAGGAGCGCCTAAACATGTTTGTGTTTCTTTGCAGATGCTGGAGTCGTCCAGGGATCTTGAAGAGGGAGCTTTCATGATGAGAGTAGGTAGTGGGGAAAGATTATCAGCGACGGCAGTTGGGACAGTGCGACC ATACGAATATGCATATTTAATGCAAAGAAAGTccgaaaattttgaaaagttcaaacaATTCTGTGCTGAAGTAGAAAATCATCTCGGAAAATCAATCAAGACTCTTCGATCAGATCGAGGAGGAGAATACATGGATTATGAATTCAAGAACCACTTGATTGAAAATGGAATATTGTCACAGCTCACGGCACCTGGaacaccacaacaaaatggcGTAGCCGAAAGAAGAAATCAAACTTTGCTCGACATGATGAGATCAATGTTAAGTTATTCTTCTCTGCCTAACTCATTTTGGGGTTATGCACTGGATACACCAGTATACATTTTGAATATCGTTCCATCTAAGTCAATCTCTAAAACTCCCCTAGAGTTGTGTAATGGTCACAAACTTAGTTTGAGACACATCCGCATATGGGGGTGTCCTGCAAATGTGCTAAGGGGAAAGACTGGAAAATTGGAACCTCGTTCAGAAGTGTGTATTTTTGTTGGCTATCCCAAGGGGACAAGAGGAGGTCTATTTTATAATGCTACTGAAAACAAAGTGTTTTTATCGACAAATGCTACTTTTCTTGAGCATAAATACATTGCAGATTTCAAACCCAGAAGTAAAGTAGTTCTGGAAGAGTTGTTGGCTGATGAGATTAGCCCCATACCAACAAAAGTTGTTGAACAAGAAAGGATGGAGACAAATACTCAAGGTCCAACACCCCGCCTCCACCAAGACATAGTGAAAGGGAAATAA
- the LOC142529611 gene encoding cytokinin dehydrogenase 9-like: MRHVYSKYHNSFKQKVLVFRVLLFFLHGFAIHREHPFSNHNFVSTTESPHLVPSIMQSTIGILTFDGHLSFENIDHAAKDFGNRYHLMPSAVLYPKSISDISSIIKYIFCMDKSSQLTVAARGRGHSLEGQAQAYGGVVINMESLQMPEMSFHIGKCPYVDVSAGQLWISILHASLEKGLAPKSWTDYLHLTVGGTLSNAGISGQAFRHGPQINNVYQLEVVTGRGEVVTCSKNNNADLFHAVLGGLGQFGIITKARIALEPAPKMVKWIRALYSDFTLFTHDQELLISAEGSFDYIEGFVIINRTGLLDNWRSSFNPKNPVQANQFLSDGKILFCLEVAKYFNPDETDHIEKDIDTLLSGLSNIPSTLFLSEVSYVDFLDRVHVSEIKLQEKGLWDIPHPWLNLLIPRSKIHNFAQEVFGNIINDTSNGPVLIYPIDKSRWKKETSLITPEEDVFYLVAFLSSARPSSTGKDGLDHILSQNNKILKFCEKSDLGIKQYLPHYSSQEEWKAHFGIHWEAFFRRKLTYDPLAILAPGQGIFQRVHSFDQQQP, from the exons ATGAGACATGTTTACTCTAAATATCATAACAGCTTCAAACAAAAAGTTCTAGTCTTCAGAGTTCTACTATTTTTCTTGCATGGCTTCGCAATCCATAGAGAGCACCCTTTTTCTAACCACAACTTTGTTTCCACTACTGAGTCTCCACACTTGGTCCCATCGATCATGCAATCTACAATAGGAATCCTTACATTTGATGGGCACTTAAGTTTTGAGAACATCGATCATGCAGCCAAGGACTTTGGCAATAGATACCATCTAATGCCATCTGCAGTTTTATATCCAAAATCCATTTCCGATATTTCCTCTatcattaaatatattttttgtatggATAAAAGTTCACAACTTACAGTTGCAGCTAGAGGACGTGGTCACTCCCTAGAAGGCCAAGCACAGGCATATGGTGGTGTTGTTATTAACATGGAATCTCTACAGATGCCAGAAATGAGTTTTCACATTGGAAAATGTCCCTATGTCGATGTATCAGCTGGACAACTTTGGATTAGCATCCTCCACGCTAGTCTTGAAAAAGGATTGGCTCCAAAATCATGGACTGATTATCTTCATCTCACAGTTGGGGGCACTTTATCAAATGCTGGAATCAGTGGGCAAGCATTTCGGCACGGACCACAGATCAACAATGTCTACCAACTAGAAGTAGTCACAG GCAGGGGAGAAGTGGTAACTtgttcaaaaaataataatgctGACCTCTTCCATGCTGTACTTGGAGGACTTGGACAATTCGGTATCATCACCAAAGCCAGAATCGCCCTTGAGCCAGCACCCAAAATG GTTAAATGGATCAGGGCACTTTATTCGGACTTTACTTTGTTCACCCACGACCAGGAGCTTCTAATATCTGCTGAAGGATCTTTTGATTATATAGAAGGATTTGTCATTATAAATAGAACGGGTTTACTAGATAACTGGAGATCTTCTTTCAATCCCAAAAATCCAGTCCAGGCCAACCAGTTCCTTTCCGATGGTAAAATTCTATTTTGCCTTGAAGTTGCAAAATACTTTAATCCGGATGAGACAGATCATATCGAAAAG GATATTGATACCCTTTTATCGGGGTTAAGTAACATCCCTTCCACTCTCTTCCTGTCAGAAGTTTCTTATGTAGATTTTCTAGACAGAGTTCATGTGTCTGAAATAAAACTCCAAGAAAAGGGTTTGTGGGATATACCGCACCCATGGCTAAATCTTCTCATTCCAAGAAGCAAGATTCACAACTTCGCGCAAGAAGTTTTCGGGAACATTATTAATGACACCAGCAACGGTCCTGTACTGATCTATCCAATAGACAAATCGAG GTGGAAAAAGGAAACATCTTTAATTACCCCCGAGGAGGATGTTTTCTACCTAGTCGCGTTCCTATCTTCGGCAAGACCATCTTCCACCGGAAAAGACGGTCTAGACCACATTTTGTCCCAAAACAacaaaattctaaaattttgtGAAAAGTCAGATCTTGGTATCAAACAGTACTTGCCTCATTATAGCTCTCAAGAAGAGTGGAAAGCTCACTTTGGCATTCACTGGGAAGCATTCTTCAGAAGGAAATTGACTTATGATCCCCTCGCAATTTTAGCTCCTGGACAAGGAATCTTTCAAAGAGTACATTCCTTTGACCAACAGCAACCTTAA